The following nucleotide sequence is from Capra hircus breed San Clemente chromosome 16, ASM170441v1, whole genome shotgun sequence.
GGCTACATGCCCATCCTTCTCTCTGAATCCTTCCTGCCTTTCAGTCCACAAGGGATCCCATCCTCCTCTGAAACTCCCAACTCCTGGTTGAGGACAACGCCTCTGCCGCTGAGTCCTCCATCTTGCGCTCCGAGCCTAGCACCCATAGGCTCCGTAGGTAGGTTCTGCCCAGGAAGGAAGGTGGGGAAGGGCTGGGGTCTAGATTCCAGGCTTTGCTGCCTCATCTGGACAGTCTGACCCTCCCTCTTCAGGTGCAAACCCTCCCCGTGGCTCCCTGAGAACCTGAGCTGGTCAGAAATGCCACCCTGGGCTAAGACACcagacccagcagctcagggagCTAACGCCATCGGAGAGTCTGGTATTCAGCCCCTGACTGTAGGGAGGCCCCCAAGGGCAGGCTCCCTCCACCCGCCGGCTCTGCAAAGAGGCCAGGGGAATCTTGGCAGCTGGCACCTCCTTGGGGAAAAtcctgagagagacagacagtagCCTGGAGCCAAGAAGGGGTGAGAGGGACTGAGGCTCTGAGCGCCTGTTCTACCGGGCCTCGGGGCCCTGAAACCGTTGACACTCCTAGTTCAATAAAACCAGTGACTGATGAGGGACAGGTCAGGCTCCCACGGGAGGCAGGGCGGAGATCCACCCgggagcttttcttccaaagacccAGCTGGGAAGCCACGTCCCCCGCCCTCCGCCCCACCGCGAATCTCGCCCCCCTCTCTTCCCAGGCacctgcccctcccccgcccccaccccttccTGCCCACCCATTCGCCTCGGCCCGCGGCGGCAGGAAGGGAGGTGCTGGGCTGGGCACGGGCCGTGAAGAGCCACCTTCCCTCTTGGCCCCGCGTCCGCCACCGGGCGTCTCCGGCCATGCGCCCCACGGAGCCCTGGAGCCCCAGCGCGGGGACGGAGCCCTGGGACTATTACTCGGGGTCGGGCGCACCGGGCGAGCTGGAGCCGGAGGAGTTGTGTGCGGCGCGGGACCTGCCCTACAGCCACGCCTACATCCCTGCGCTCTACCTGGCGGCCTTCGCCGTGGGCCTGCCGGGCAACGCCTTCGTGCTGTGGCTGCTGTCCGGGGCGCGCGGCCCGCGGCGGCTTGTGGACACCTTCGTGCAGCACCTGGCGGCCGCCGACCTGGGCTTCCTGCTCACGCTGCCGCTGTGggccgcggcggcggcgcggggtgGCCGCTGGCCCTTCGGCGAGGGCCTGTGTAAGCTCAGCAGCTTCGCGCTGGCCGGCACGCGCTGCGCGGGCGCCCTGCTGCTGGCCGGCCTCAGCGTGGACCGCTACCTGGCCGTGGGCCGCCCGCTGGCCGCGCGCTCCCCGCGCTCCCGGCGCTGCGCGCTGGCCGCCTGCGCGGGCGTGTGGGCCGCGGCGCTGGCCGCCGGCCTGCCGTCGCTGGCCTTCCGCCGCCTGCGGCCGCTGCCCGGCGGGGGCCACGGCAGCCAGTGCGGGGAGGAGCCGTCGGACGCCTTCCAGGGcctgagcctgctgctgctgctgctgacccTGGTGCTGCCCCTGGCCGTCACCGTCGTCTGCTACTGCCGCGTGTCGCGCCGCCTGCGCGGGCCGCCGCACCTGGGCCGCGCCCGGAGCCGCTCGCTGCGCATCATCTTGGCCGTCGAGGGCGCCTTCGTGGGCTCCTGGCTGCCCTTCTGCGCCCTACGCGCGGTCTTCCACCTGGCGAGCCTGGGCGCGCTGCCGCTGCCCTGCCACTTGCTGCTGGCGCTGCGCTGGGGCCTCACCGTCGCCACCTGCCTGGCCTTCGTCAACAGCTGCGCCAACCCGCTCATCTACCTGCTGCTCGACCGCTCGTTCCGCGCGCAGCTGCGGCAGCGCGGGGCCTGCGGGCGCGCCGACCGCCCGGCGCGCTGGAGCAGCTCGGCGTCATCACTCTCTGGCGACGACGGCTCCCCGTTCAGGAGCCCGGCCCGCGCGGGCGGCCGAGCCCAGACAGCGAGCGCCCCCAAGGCTGTCGGCCCGTAGCTGCTCGGCCCGCGGGCTGCGGGTGGCGCAGGGAAGCGAAGCGGGCCGCCCCCCACCGCCGCCTACCTCCCCACCTCCCCGAGAGCAGCGGACTGCTTCGCCCGGGTGCGCGGGGCCTCCCGGGGT
It contains:
- the GPR25 gene encoding probable G-protein coupled receptor 25; protein product: MRPTEPWSPSAGTEPWDYYSGSGAPGELEPEELCAARDLPYSHAYIPALYLAAFAVGLPGNAFVLWLLSGARGPRRLVDTFVQHLAAADLGFLLTLPLWAAAAARGGRWPFGEGLCKLSSFALAGTRCAGALLLAGLSVDRYLAVGRPLAARSPRSRRCALAACAGVWAAALAAGLPSLAFRRLRPLPGGGHGSQCGEEPSDAFQGLSLLLLLLTLVLPLAVTVVCYCRVSRRLRGPPHLGRARSRSLRIILAVEGAFVGSWLPFCALRAVFHLASLGALPLPCHLLLALRWGLTVATCLAFVNSCANPLIYLLLDRSFRAQLRQRGACGRADRPARWSSSASSLSGDDGSPFRSPARAGGRAQTASAPKAVGP